ctgctagggtccaaacgtcaggccattgaaagcaatggacactattggtaattgtcaaagaccagtcttctcactcggtgtatcccaacataagcataaaataacaaacctgtgaaaatttgagctcaattggtcatcgaagttgcgagaaaaagatgaaagaaaaaacacccttgatagacgaatttgtgtgctttcagatacgaagtcttttattattttagtgagagaaattacctctatttcaaaatctatgctacttcagagggagccgtttctcacaatgttttgtactatcaacagctctccaatgctcgatACCAAGCTATGTtttcagttaatatttgtttcgagtaataaccaaacgtgaaccttccctttaactatattttgcttttcttttaCTGATAAAACTTGCCAAGTCGGTGAATATGACACTCAACGCCGAAATATAAAATTGAATAGAACCGtaaaatttgactccaataTAAATTTCACATTGGTGACGATAATGAGTAAAATGGATCTCTTGTTATTAATGATTACTGTCTAATGCTTCAATCTAACTGTTTGTAAGCATTCATGCACATGAGTGAAATTAGCTTCAACCTTCTGACAAAATGAAATCATATAATTAAGGATTCAAGTCAGGTGTCACATTGGTCCTGATGCGCAAGTGCACGCAAAGCTCGAGTCCTTCTTGTTACACGCATAGCTCATTGTATTATTGTTGTCCTTTCCGGGACACCGTATTACATATTAGTATTACATAATGATTAATGAACGAAAATTCCGCAATGTGTTGGTTTACATAATGTTAACCAATATTAACCGATTAACTTGTTGAAAAGGGGCAGCGAACAAAGTATGAAACACTGGCAAGTtgcatttgtaaataaaaatgcGATCGTGTAGTGTTTAATCTAAAATCAGTGGGATAACAACTGAGGTCAACTCAAACCTAGATAACTATATTGTATATAATTGAAAGTTTTGTGTTTTACAgtgactcccccccccccccaaccaaccACAACCCCGGCGCTCCTCTTGTTGGGTGCAAAGGGGAAGGGTCATGCTTTCATTTGCTATTTAAGTGAGTTATGGGTTGTGGGTTGGCAGGGCGGGGTTGAGGGCTATTTTCCGAGGGTAGGGGAGGGGCAAAGGTTCCCTCAGTCTACCAGTGATATTGAGGTATTGGGACTTTTTTTGCGGGACAAGCGCCACATTGCAACCAGCTGGAGATCCGCTCCCAACAAACCAACTTGCTATGAGTGGCGATGCGCAAACACAGTTAACTACAAAATCTTTAACCCATTGAAAGCACAGTCTACATCCCTCTGAAACGTCTAGATcttcctgccccccccccacctgccCTGCCCTCATTTATGCCCAGTAGAGCGTGGCACATAAACCGAACCCTGGGAAGGACGTTCACCTATTGTTGTATAAACGAGTTTATTTCCTTCTCTCTGTCCAGATACGTATACACAATATCCGTTGATTTTGCATTGAATGAACCACTATCCGCCTTCTGGAACGGATGTTTTTGTGCTGGCGTGTTTGGAACGATAGACAGGCTTTTCGCTTTTGTCACTACATGACATTTCTCCCATGGACCATGGATGGACTATTTTAAACCAGGTTGTGCAAAGGTGTGCAAAATTAGGAACTCCATTGAAGGCAGTGGTAGTAATTCTGTTTGCCGGTGTGGCAGTTTCAGttatccgccgtgttcagttttccgggtgacgtagtcggacatatcaacatgttgttcgaacggttttagctttccggcgtgttcagttttccgggtgacctgtcagataccgccgcgagtaccctggcgagtactgtagttctctcaaattgtttatattacgattcttttctgtgtagtcacataatctcttgccccatctttacatgtattcatgggtacaactttaggcaggtcacactctgcttgcataaaaaaaaactcatacgatccacgcgtttgccgctagttgtactcgactcgtggacgccgccatgacagctaccggacaaaataataatgtcatAAACTTACTACGATATTATATAATTAATTGCGAAAATAACCCTAAAAAAACTCAAACTATCGTCAAATGGCGTTCAAAGCGTTCTTGTTTGAATACAAGCAATCGGCAAAACCATTAGTGATTAAATGTCTAGTCTGCACATTCTTTAATAATgacatttgtaaataactttaaTTATGATATGATCCCCATCTAAAAATAAACACGTGCTGCTCGGGTTGTTGTCTGCCGTAGATAGAATAAGTCCTTAAATTTGATCCCTCGCATGACAATGCGGGTCTAACCTACGACAACCGTCAATTCACGTCACTGGCATTCCTAACATCACTCAATGTCTCTCAATCGAAAAATTTAATATAAGCTATATTCCGGTAAAATCCAAATTAGAGTTCATGTTCAACAGATGAAATCCCGTGTTTGGCAgcaccctccccctcccccactaTGTAGCCTACACGCAGATTGCGAGCAAGGTGTATGTAAAAtgtgtatagcgccctctgtgtcTCAATTTAAACAGGTTGGGGTGCCCCACATGGGGTTTATCTCGTCGGGAATAATGACtactaaaatattttgtttcgtTCTGCTTATAAAAGTAACTAGTCTTTGAAGCTGAGATTTTAAACATATTTCCACTAAATactcttcttttgtttgtgtgaattTAGGTGGATATGTTTGTCAACCTAGAGATTGAAATAGGGGAGAGAAGatggtgtttgttttgttttggttgtggCCATTCGCTTGGTTCACACACATGTCGTGTGTCACCGCAAAGCTATCCAatgcgggtttttttttctaggaggAGGATGCATTAACATAATTCCACGTTGAGGTCGTGGGAGCCACTTAGTGTTAGCCAATGAGTAGCTCCATTCATCTGATTGTGCGTTGAGTCCGTGCAGTCAGCCATGTCAGTCACGTCCGTCCCCCGCCAATCAGATCAACCGTCACGCCCCACTGGGCCCCCCTAGCCGTACACACAGAAACAGAGCTGCGCTACGACACTGCATCAGTGTGCATTGAATACTTTGCCAGGCCAGTACAAGGGCATGTGCATGTGTAGTAGTAAGTAGTCGTACACACACGCGGTTCGGGGATTTTTTCCTCAGTTGTTTTGCAAGTCAGATCAGACACGGGTTCGTCAACATGTCTATGGCAATACCCTCCTCCACCACACCATACCATCTCCACCAGGCAAACAGTTACAGCGAAGCCGAAGCTCCAGTCGGCATCACAGTGCCATCGTCCTCTCCTAGCATGCAATCTGGCCAGGTGAACGTCATGTATCAGAAACTAGGCAATGATTTCCTTCAACACATCCAGCAGCCGAGTAACAACGGGTTACCGCTTGGGCATCCCGGTGCCCAATGGGTCGGGTTGTCGGCCCCGCACGCCGACGCCAGCCAGATGTGGCAGGCGGCCGTACCGGCCCAGCTCATGGGCCAAGACATTAAACCCAACCTAGTCGGGCAGACCCGGGAGGAAATTCAGAACTTGCACCACAGAGTGAGCCATGGACAGCCACCCTCATCATGGAACTCCCCGTCGAACACACACATGGCCATGCCAATGAGTATGAGCATGCCGATGACAACGTCCAATTCACCGGGGCATCATTTGGGACATTCGCCTCACTATACCTCGTACGGTGCCGCGATGGGTATGAATGGGATGGTCAGCAGTGCTCAACAACTCTGCCAGTCGGGCATCCCACGGACACATAACTCGAACGGGTCGCCACTCGGCCACGAAATGTCACACAATGGCCCACCGAGCAACGAGCCCGTGGAGGACTGCGACGCGCCGACATCGGACGACTTAGAGCAGTTCGCTAAGCAGTTCAAACAACGCCGGATCAAGCTTGGCTACACCCAAGCCGATGTTGGACTGGCACTGGGTACTCTATACGGTAATGTTTTCAGCCAGACCACCATATGCCGATTTGAGGCACTCCAGCTAAGCTTCAAGAATATGTGTAAGTTGAAACCATTACTCGCTAAATGGCTGGAGGAGGCCGACTCAACATCCGGGTCGCCGACTTGCTTAGACAAAATAGCAGCACAGGGCAGGAAAAGAAAGAAGAGGACCAGCATTGAGGTAACTGTCAAAGGAGCCCTTGAAAACGCATTCTTGAAACAACCCAAACCAGCCGCTCAGGAGATCTCTGGACTTGCCGATAGCTTACAACTCGAGAAGGAGGTGGTGAGAGTGTGGTTTTGCAACAGACGACAGAAGGAGAAGAGAATGACCCCGCCCAACAACCAGGGTAGCATCTCGGGTGGTGAGTCCGGTGGTGAGTCTGATAGCTTAGTGTCGTCCCATGGTATGTCCCTTCACCAACCCGTCATCACCACGCTGTCGTCCCATATGCAGGGTTCAGCGAGTTCCCCTGTTCACATCGGGGCTTCGTCCGTGTCACCCCCGCCGAACCATGTCACCTCGGGGATGGGACAGCATGGACATTGACTAGGCGACCCCAAGCTCGTATACTACACCACCATCCCACCCCGCAACTTGTAGGTGAGGGACTTTGTGCATTATAGCCCCCCAATTTTTACCTCAGGACTTTTTCAAAAACCTATTttaaaaaattcctgttttAAACAGTCGAGTAGTATAGTCACTGTGCAGGCATTACTACCCCGTCGTGGCGAGTGCATTTTGGCCATTTATTTATTACCCACAACCAGTACAAAGCACACACAAAAGGCCACACACCAATTTAAACTTAGTACTCCTGCCACAGGGCTGTACTTTATTAGAAACCACTCGAGACACAAGTGCTGAATTTTATTTAAGAAACTTATCTTGtcttttttaaactgcaaaCAATTCACTATTTGGTTGGTGCCTCTTGTAAcgaaacagatttttttttttttttaaacaaaagctgTTGTGTGGTTCTATACAGTACACATAATGTGGCCAGTTTTACATCACTGTAAATAATCAAACAATCATTCTGCAGATTTATTTTATCCAAGATGTTCATGAATtacctgtataaaaaaaacaccttttcaaGAGTTTACATCTTTTTGCTCTGAAGTATTACACTATTTATTGTGGTTATATGCAGCATATTATGTGTTATAAAAACGAAACATCGTTTCAAAATCTTTAACCAAAATTCCACCTTTTCATAACTTTTATGACTGCACATATAAATGAATCTTCACACAAATGTGCTGCTTACTTCTGCAATTGTGTGAAGACTCACAACTCATTGTATAAAAGAAAGACGGAACGAAACTTCTTTGTGACTTTTAGAACAAAAACTTTGCACTGGCGATAAGCAGGGTatatttattatgtaaatttcAATTTTGTCAGTGCTGAATTTATGGTAAGGGACTTGTATGTATATGTGGTTACGTATTGGAAGTTcttatgagaagaaaaaaaattgtaattgtgtATATAAGCTGAGAACTCAGTGAACGTTTAATTTTCACAGTTATAGTGCttctttttatttatcaaaaaaaaaaactaaacaactattttaatttggacaagttttcaaagtttttttataatatcaattCATGATTATCAATCATTATGATTACGGTATATTGGTACAATATTACATTCCCACCAAGATTTACAAACTGAACATGTGAATAGTCccacctttttaaaataattatagttatgttttaagttcacttttatgtcatgttatttattatactGTGCTCTCtgatataaaaacaacaacaccatattatattattagccaaaatgttatttaaaaacaagatttaGGGATTATAACCGAAGACGTGTTGGTTCACAAAGCCACGCGTATTGTCACATTGTGGGTAATTGACAACAATCATATTAAACACCCGAGTAAACGAAACACAAAGAGCTAATTGATCGAactttattttgtcaatttttatcaaacAATACTATACCCACCTCCAaatttacacacacacaaatagaaaagaagacaaaatcTGAGAGCTTTG
Above is a window of Asterias rubens chromosome 11, eAstRub1.3, whole genome shotgun sequence DNA encoding:
- the LOC117296563 gene encoding POU domain, class 3, transcription factor 4-B-like, coding for MSMAIPSSTTPYHLHQANSYSEAEAPVGITVPSSSPSMQSGQVNVMYQKLGNDFLQHIQQPSNNGLPLGHPGAQWVGLSAPHADASQMWQAAVPAQLMGQDIKPNLVGQTREEIQNLHHRVSHGQPPSSWNSPSNTHMAMPMSMSMPMTTSNSPGHHLGHSPHYTSYGAAMGMNGMVSSAQQLCQSGIPRTHNSNGSPLGHEMSHNGPPSNEPVEDCDAPTSDDLEQFAKQFKQRRIKLGYTQADVGLALGTLYGNVFSQTTICRFEALQLSFKNMCKLKPLLAKWLEEADSTSGSPTCLDKIAAQGRKRKKRTSIEVTVKGALENAFLKQPKPAAQEISGLADSLQLEKEVVRVWFCNRRQKEKRMTPPNNQGSISGGESGGESDSLVSSHGMSLHQPVITTLSSHMQGSASSPVHIGASSVSPPPNHVTSGMGQHGH